One part of the Augochlora pura isolate Apur16 chromosome 3, APUR_v2.2.1, whole genome shotgun sequence genome encodes these proteins:
- the LOC144467882 gene encoding uncharacterized protein LOC144467882, protein MEKKVVDQKAYLKKYLSSGNGDDRKKRKKKRLNVGAKTVKIIDDDIDLKNMRPIDDNEIDIFIDGEDAPQIAGIVDERGPVDFTDKRRWKIIANSEDGDLTITSQYKENKRSTYIANDSNNDSNLPRKESTKHTNSNNKNYQRSSDSGSDAEMSSHKNKKHTRRKKKIQDSDMSPPRRNHNKGYNSDLNPPRMSKSKNYETDLSPPRKFKSKNDDSDLSPPRISKSKNYDSDLSPPRKSNSRNNDSDLSPPRKSKSKNYDSDLSPPRKSKSRNDDPDLSPPRKSKSKNYDPDLSPPRKSKSRNYDSDLSPPRKSKSKNYDFDLSPPRKTKSTNYDSDLSPPRKNRKHKSEKVIKHTSRSDTDLSPPRNKNKNFDSDLSPPRKTKKGEYEKRKSDLNSKKSRKDSDSDLSPPRRFEEQADSYSSTKQRYRDGNSGFSPSRHTRRHKHEDSHASSHKESKRHKHSDKNTWSEKRYPDLNTSPSCRWNRDRSRSKSKEDGRDMYKSKKKRDTRYQSDDVFRKEKSTRDYSNHKKLVSKHRNDIEDSEKRMKKTLDGKAAGLQDARALREETEAYKKREAEHFSKLSKEVTGVGQAAILRDTKTGRKRNLEAEAAEEREKQKRQTELNEKYAKWGKGLKQVEDREEKLKDDLYEMSKPLARYADDADLDKRLREQEREGDPMLEYIKQKQIKEGKRKPDRPTYEGSFMPNRFGIKPGYRWDGVDRSNGYEKKWFEAQNARTALQEEAYKWSTSDM, encoded by the exons atggagaaGAAAGTTGTAGATCAAAAAGCgtatttgaagaaatatttatcttcgGGAAATGGCGACGAcaggaaaaagaggaaaaagaaaaggctTAATGTAGGAGCAAAGAC AGTAAAAATCATTGACGATGACATAGACCTGAAGAATATGAGACCAATCGACGataatgaaattgatattttcattgatgGAGAAGATGCACCTCAAATTGCTGGTATTGTGGACGAACGTGGACCAGTTGATTTTACAGATAAAAGACGATGGAAAATTATAGCTAATAGTGAAGATGGAGATCTAACTATTACAAGTCAATACAAGGAGAACAAGCGATCAACATACATTGCAAATGATTCCAACAATGATTCAAACTTACCCAGAAAAGAATCTACAAAGCATACTAACTCAAATAATAAGAACTATCAAAGGAGTAGTGATAGTGGTTCAGATGCTGAAATGTCTTCtcataaaaacaaaaaacatacaagacggaaaaagaaaattcaggaCTCTGATATGAGTCCACCGAGACGAAATCATAACAAAGGCTATAATTCTGATTTAAATCCACCTAGAATGTCTAAATCTAAGAATTATGAGACAGATTTAAGTCCAcctagaaaatttaaatctaagAACGATGATTCTGATTTAAGTCCACCTAGAATATCTAAATCAAAGAATTATGACTCTGATTTAAGTCCACCTAGAAAGTCTAACTCTAGAAACAATGATTCTGATTTAAGTCCTCCCAGGAAATCCAAGTCAAAGAATTATGACTCTGATTTAAGTCCACCTAGAAAGTCTAAATCTAGAAATGATGATCCTGATTTGAGTCCACCCAGGAAATCCAAATCGAAGAATTATGACCCTGATTTAAGTCCACCTAGAAAGTCTAAATCTAGGAATTATGATTCCGATTTAAGTCCACCGAGAAAGTCTAAATCTAAGAATTACGATTTTGATTTAAGTCCACCTAGAAAGACTAAATCTACAAACTATGATTCTGACTTAAGCCCACCCAGAAAGAATAGGAAACACAAGTCTGAGAAAGTGATAAAACATACGAGTAGAAGCGATACAGATTTGAGTCCACCAAggaataagaataaaaattttgattctGACTTAAGTCCACCAAGAAAAACTAAAAAAGGCGAGTATGAGAAAAGAAAGTCagatttaaattctaaaaaatcgagaaaggATTCTGATTCAGACTTAAGTCCACCAAGAAGATTTGAAGAACAGGCAGATTCATATTCAAGTACCAAACAAAGGTACAGGGATGGTAATTCTGGTTTTAGTCCATCCAGACACACTAGAAGACACAAGCATGAAGATTCGCATGCAAGTTCACACAAAGAGAGCAAACGTCATAAGCATTCCGATAAAAATACTTGGTCAGAAAAAAGATATCCTGATTTGAATACAAGTCCATCTTGTAGATGGAACAGGGATAGAAGTAGAAGCAAATCTAAGGAAGATGGTAGAGATATGTACAagtcgaaaaagaaaagagacaCTAGATATCAGTCTGACGATGTTTTCAGAAAGGAAAAATCTACAAGGGATTATAGCAATCATAAAAAGTTGGTTTCGAAGCACAGAAATGACATAGAAGATAGCGAAAAGCGAATGAAGAAAACATTAGATGGAAAGGCAGCAGGCTTGCAAGATGCGAGGGCATTACGAGAGGAAACAGAAgcatataaaaaaagagaagctGAACACTTTAGCAAG cTAAGTAAAGAAGTCACTGGCGTTGGTCAGGCTGCAATCCTACGGGATACCAAAACGGGTAGAAAACGTAATTTAGAAGCAGAAGCAGCAGAGGAACGTGAGAAACAGAAGCGACAGACAGAATTGAATGAAAAGTATGCTAAGTGGGGAAAGGG GTTGAAACAAGTCGAAGATcgtgaagaaaaattaaaagacgaTCTCTACGAAATGAGTAAGCCACTTGCAAGATATGCAGATGATGCTGATTTGGATAAAAGACTCAGAGAACAAGAAAGAGAAGGCGATCCGATGTTGGAATATATTAAACAGAAACAGATTaaggagggaaagagaaaaccAG ATCGACCAACTTACGAGGGATCTTTCATGCCAAATCGATTCGGTATCAAACCTGGTTACCGTTGGGACGGTGTCGACAGAAGCAATGGCTACGAGAAAAAGTGGTTCGAAGCGCAAAACGCGAGGACAGCTCTTCAAGAAGAAGCATATAAGTGGAGTACTTCTGACATGTAA
- the Vdup1 gene encoding arrestin family protein Vdup1, whose amino-acid sequence MTRKLSKFLILFDNTNLLYFPGHFLSGRVIIELDDEAYVSGLHFHVIGEGVVRVRSQRAERVYDKENYIDFRMRLLGEPGEGPSLLSPGIHSFPFKLGLPLGLPSTFLGKHGWVQYYCKAALREPGGLTHKNQQVFIVMNPIDLNLEPPILAQPARQEIEQRVGVSCVSGGPVFCRVSLDRGGYVPGETIGISATVSNRSKVTMKSTKASLTETIQYLCRGKVLASETRELASVSRGKIRPGEGEEWLNEQMYVPPLPPTNLRGCHLINVLYHVYFVISPKSLDKEIKLQIPIVLATYPLRQEGAPAGTAPSKRGAHYPSTLPIFRPWLDDKAFEIQE is encoded by the exons ATGACGCGAAAGTTGAGCAAGTTCTTGATACTTTTCGACAACACGAACCTCTTGTACTTTCCCGGCCACTTTTTGTCTGGCCGGGTAATCATCGAGTTGGACGATGAGGCATA CGTTTCAGGATTGCATTTCCATGTCATCGGCGAAGGAGTGGTCCGCGTACGCAGTCAACGCGCCGAGAGGGTTTACGACAAGGAAAACTACATAGATTTTCGTATGAGATTACTAGGGGAACCAG GAGAAGGACCGTCGCTTTTATCGCCGGGAATTCACAGCTTTCCATTCAAATTAGGTCTGCCTCTGGGTTTACCGTCCACTTTCTTGGGCAAACATGGCTGGGTCCAATATTATTGCAAGGCTGCACTCCGCGAGCCAGGTGGCCTCACGCACAAGAATCAACAAGTGTTCATCGTGATGAATCCCATCGATTTGAATTTAGAGCCGCCCATCCTAGCA CAACCAGCACGACAAGAAATCGAACAACGGGTCGGTGTTTCCTGTGTCTCGGGAGGTCCTGTCTTTTGTAGGGTGAGTCTAGACAGAGGTGGCTACGTACCCGGCGAAACTATTGGCATTTCTGCGACCGTCAGCAATCGGAGCAAG GTGACTATGAAATCGACTAAAGCATCCCTCACCGAGACGATTCAGTACCTGTGTCGAGGTAAAGTCCTTGCAAGCGAAACACGAGAGTTGGCGAGTGTTTCTAGAGGGAAAATTCGACCTGGCGAGGGCGAGGAATGGCTGAACGAACAAATGTACGTTCCCCCGTTACCGCCTACCAATCTGCGGGGGTGTCACCTCATCAACGTTCTTTATCACGTTTAC TTTGTAATAAGCCCAAAGAGTTTGGATAAGGAAATCAAGTTGCAAATACCAATAGTCCTAGCCACTTATCCTCTGCGGCAAGAAGGTGCTCCAGCGGGAACCGCACCGTCGAAACGAGGAGCACATTATCCATCAACGTTGCCAATATTCCGACCGTGGCTGGACGACAAAGCTTTCGAAATACAAGAGTAA
- the LOC144478711 gene encoding UPF0235 protein C15orf40 homolog, protein MTWYFRNTFLHKRSLQYLTSVRKMSKQTSKKSGKVQKVTVNEQSMGPVNLDKDGNVTIKIQAKPGAKHNNITDISNDAVGVAISAPPVEGEANTELVKYLASVLGMRKSDVSLDRGSRSRQKVVVVSGGTTVEKVLEKLKGEMGM, encoded by the exons ATGACGTGGTACTTCAGAAATACTTTTCTCCATAAAAGaagtttacaatatttaacaagtgTTCGTAAAATGTCGAAACAGACCTCTAAGAAAAGTGGGAAAGTTCAAAAAGTAACGGTTAATGAG CAATCTATGGGGCCTGTGAATCTAGACAAAGACGGAAATGttaccataaaaattcaagcaaAACCTGGAgctaaacataataatataacag ATATTTCTAACGATGCCGTGGGTGTTGCCATATCTGCACCTCCTGTTGAAGGCGAGGCAAATACGgaacttgtaaaatatttagctTCCGTTTTAGGCATGCGGAAGTCAGACGTTTCCTTGGATAGA ggATCTCGAAGTCGACAAAAAGTCGTCGTAGTATCTGGCGGTACTACAGTAGAGAAagttttggaaaaattgaaaggagAAATGGGAATGTGA
- the LOC144478710 gene encoding coiled-coil domain-containing protein 124, whose translation MPKKFVGENSKAIAARARKAAVKEAETTRKALEAEEKAWQDDDKQLLKKKQRQEEQEKKRQQQLEKKAEAKALLEKEMANIKVGGKQPAAKITRAEIVVATEKRSQAAMRKKEDDKPIEENLNRLTLEEETAHGIDEALTILSAKDSDLDRHPEKRVKAAYASFEEKMMPIIKEQNPTLRLSQLKQILKKEWMKSPENPLNQKLMLNR comes from the exons ATGCCTAAGAAATTTGTTGGAGAAAATAGCAAAGCTATTGCTGCTAGAGCGCGGAAAGCCGCGGTAAAAGAAGCTGAAACTACGAGAAAAGCTTTAGAAGCAGAGGAAAAAGCATGGCAAGACGATGATAAACAATTGCtaaagaaaaaacaaagaCAG gaagaacaagaaaaaaagCGCCAACAACAGTTAGAGAAGAAGGCAGAGGCGAAAGCTTTACTCGAGAAGGAAATGGCAAATATAAAAGTAGGCGGCAAACAACCTGCTGCGAAAATTACCAGAGCTGAAATTGTAGTTGCTACAGAAAAACGGAGCCAGGCAGCaatgagaaagaaagaggacgACAAACcaattgaagaaaatttgaatcgaCTGACACTTGAAGAGGAAACTGCACACGGTATAGATGAAGCCTTAACTATTTTAAG TGCAAAGGATTCAGATCTTGATCGTCACCCAGAGAAACGCGTAAAAGCGGCATATGCCAGTTTTGAAGAAAAAATGATGCCTATTATTAAAGAACAAAATCCTACATTAAGGTTAAgtcaattaaaacaaatactGAAGAAGGAATGGATGAAATCGCCAGAAAATCCActtaatcaaaaattaatgttgaaCCGCTGA